A single Drechmeria coniospora strain ARSEF 6962 chromosome 03, whole genome shotgun sequence DNA region contains:
- a CDS encoding hypothetical protein (related to ABC transporter), producing MALLRQIWTLMSKNFRILLLRHPILVAVMAFLVPVVLSAFFSFAKNLFVPPATYGIGSSHPVKTLPQAFDVAKATDRTKLVLVRTRSQDAEIQLVLDGIAKQTTDYGAPMTVVWVDDEDNLTVECRSTLRGVTNCFGALVVRSSPSQGPGLIWNYTIWTDASLAESPLKINIDSDENPEEVYLLPMQRAVDSLIASVSSSAPSGVLARNSEIPFTSLTQEERDRRVRRIFNNAIINFMGVAFVSTVIWITYHLTGHIATERETGMSQLIDAMMPVRKPWMAQSARIVSHHLSFSAIYAPAWVFGAAILRFGVFVNTSLAIILLLEILAGLAFASLSIFIASFFRKAQLSSITAILTTLLLAILAQSLTQPTTVPVVVLSMLFPPCAYVYFITLMARFEKQNMATSLVQTPPDSPWSVPGIVLWVFLALQILLYPLLAAYIEKFLYGTAIKGRTVQMSDGRGGGLGEDAVQLNKFTKIYYPGKFARLRSRFRSAKNHAQPVVAVDELTLKAGRGQIVALLGANGSGKSTTLDAIAGLHRLTSGSITIDGTSGLGIAPQRNVLWDDLGVEEHLTIFNRLKLPQNRASQEEIVDLIKSIDLLPKRKSLAKTLSGGQKRKLQLGMMLTGGSAVCCVDEVSSGLDPLSRRKIWDILLNERGKRTLILTTHFLDEADLLADHIAILSKGTLRAEGSSVELKQKYGGGYRVHLGKNRDTPTTPDVPGVTKREAFESITYVAPTSALAAQVIRTVESAGLTDYRFSGPTIEDVFLELAEEIKNDPAFRGIENKLAVAEKIGDREDSSRTSDDPSLKLMDGKRVDYYKQAVILFRKRMTIFKKNWFIYAIAFALPIIAAALTALYVKDKRQLGCSALDQTSSWGTEDAFSQIKDKRSVMFLAGPSSRLNTPMITSLFLPIFSGSGSIGALGQAAVNNTHLVDTYDEFTQFITDNRKNLTTGVWLGDDSSPPTVAWVANLFVTSPILAQQFLDVILTNTSIGTTWSAFDIPFNPGIGDALNLVIYMCIALACYPAFFGLYPSAERRRFVRALQFSNGVRPFPLWMAYLLFDFSIALVASALVTGIWAGLSSIWYHLEYVFVILFLYGLASILLAYFVSLFAKSQLASLAWATGYQAVMFLGYLITYVCVITYVSVNKIDSTLLLAHFIFSAFAPIGSAMRALFISTNLFSTACNGQRISETPASFTMYGGPITYLIIQCFLLFGLVLWFDSGSVGSTVRPLFQRRDKKRAGVNDDIDEAMANELTRVTSTGIHEDGLRVMHLTKSFGKNTAVDNITFGIKRGEVFALLGPNGAGKSTTISLIRGDLKPSRRGGDIYVEDKSVTKNLAAARAHLGVCPQVDAIDQMTVREHLEFYARIRGIADTNHQVSAVLRAVGLEPFETRMGHALSGGNKRKLSLGIALMGNPTVVLLDEPSSGLDAASKRVMWKTLAATVPGRSILLTTHSMEEADALAGRAGIIARRMLALGTPDDLRHRFGDALHVHLVSTTAPRTSDAEMQRITSWIQEVLPSATLDTKTYHGQLRFSVPARDVADALSSSDKTTVGNIETVDTLETVDTLDPDPGVMHDRPAEAASASHDGAAIGQLVGLLEEHKVQLGVQYSVSPTTLDQVFLTIVGRHNVREENYEEKRQKAWSKLWCLGRS from the coding sequence atggccctcCTTCGCCAGATATGGACCCTCATGTCCAAGAACTTCCGGATACTGCTCCTGCGGCATCcgatcctcgtcgccgtcatggcctttCTCGTtcccgtcgtcctctccgCCTTCTTCAGCTTCGCCAAGAACCTCTTCGTGCCCCCGGCCACCTACGGCATCGGAAGCTCTCACCCCGTCAAGACGCTGCCGCAAGCCTTCGACGTCGCCAAGGCAACCGACAGAACCAAgcttgtcctcgtccgcaCTCGCTCCCAGGATGCCGAAATCCAGCTggtgctcgacggcatcgcgaAGCAGACGACCGACTACGGCGCCCCGATGACGGTCGTCtgggtcgacgacgaggacaatCTCACCGTCGAGTGCCGAAGCACCCTGCGAGGCGTCACCAACTGTTTCGGTGCCCTCGTCGTGCGCTCCTCGCCTAGCCAGGGACCGGGCCTCATCTGGAACTATACCATTTGGACGGATGCGTCGCTCGCCGAGAGCCCGCTCAAGATCAACATTGACAGCGACGAGAATCCCGAAGAGGTTTATCTGCTACCCATGCAGCGTGCCGTCGACTCCCTCATCGCCTCCGTCAGCAGTTCGGCCCCCAGcggcgtcctcgcccgcAACAGCGAGATTCCCTTCACGAGTCTGACGCAAGAGGAGAGGGACCGTCGCGTCCGAAGGATTTTCAACAACGCCATCATCAACTTCATGGGCGTCGCCTTCGTCTCGACCGTCATCTGGATCACCTACCACCTGACCGGTCACATCGCCACCGAGCGCGAGACCGGCATGTCCCAGCTCATCGACGCCATGATGCCTGTCCGGAAGCCCTGGATGGCTCAGTCTGCTCGAATCGTCTCGCATCACCTCTCCTTTTCCGCCATCTACGCTCCAGCCTGGGTGTTTGGAGCCGCCATCCTGCGTTTTGGCGTCTTCGTCAACACGAGCCTTGCCATCATTCTCCTCTTGGAGATCCTCGCCGGTCTTGCCTTTGCTTCCCTGTCCATTTTCATCGCCTCCTTCTTCCGAAAGGCCCAGCTGAGCAGCATCACCGCCATCCTCAccaccctcctcctcgccatcctgGCGCAGTCTCTCACCCAGCCCACCACCGTACCTGTCGTCGTTCTCTCCATGCTCTTCCCTCCGTGCGCGTACGTGTACTTCATCACCCTCATGGCACGGTTCGAGAAGCAGAACATGGCCACCAGCCTCGTCCAAACCCCCCCGGACAGTCCCTGGTCTGTACCCGGCATAGTCTTATGGGTCTTTCTCGCCCTGCAGATCCTCCTGTACCCGCTTCTCGCCGCCTACATAGAAAAGTTTCTCTACGGCACCGCCATCAAAGGGCGCACCGTCCAGATGAGCGATGGCCGGGGCGGCGGTTTgggcgaggacgccgtccAGCTGAACAAGTTCACCAAGATTTACTACCCGGGCAAATTTGCACGCCTCCGCTCCCGCTTCAGGTCGGCCAAAAATCACGCCCAAccggtcgtcgccgtcgacgagctgacCTTGAAGGCCGGAAGGGGCCAAATCGTCGCTCTCCTCGGCgccaacggcagcggcaaaaGCACAACGCtggacgccatcgccggTTTGCATCGCCTGACAAGCGGATCCATCACCATAGACGGCACcagcggcctcggcatcgcgcCCCAGAGGAATGTGTTGTgggacgacctcggcgtGGAGGAGCATTTGACCATCTTCAACCGCTTGAAGTTGCCCCAGAACCGGGCCTCGCAGGAGGAGATTGTCGATCTGATCAAATCCATCGACCTGCTCCCCAAGCGCAAGTCGCTTGCCAAGACCCTTTCGGGCGGGCAGAAACGCAAGCTGCAGCTCGGAATGATGCTGACGGGCGGGAGCGCCGTGTGCTGCGTCGATGAAGTCAGCAGCGGCCTCGATCCCTTGTCGCGTAGAAAGATATGGGACATTCTCCTGAACGAGCGCGGCAAGCGGACTCTCATCCTGACGACTCatttcctcgacgaggctgaTCTGTTGGCCGATCACATTGCCATCCTGTCCAAGGGCACCCTTCGCGCCGAGGGCTCGTCCGTTGAGCTGAAGCAGAAATATGGCGGAGGATACCGAGTCCACCTCGGCAAGAACCGAGACACGCCGACGACACCGGACGTCCCTGGAGTCACCAAGAGGGAGGCGTTCGAATCCATCACGTACGTAGCTCCCACCAGCGCACTGGCGGCCCAGGTCATCAGGACGGTAGAGTCCGCTGGCCTCACCGACTACCGCTTCTCGGGGCCGACCATAGAGGACGTCTTCCTCGAGCTTGCGGAGGAGATCAAGAATGATCCGGCCTTTCGAGGCATCGAGAACaagctggccgtcgccgaaaaGATTGGTGACCGGGAGGACTCGTCCCGCACCAGTGATGACCCAAGTCTCAAGCTTATGGACGGCAAGCGAGTCGACTACTACAAGCAGGCCGTTATTCTTTTCCGGAAGCGCATGACTATCTTCAAGAAGAACTGGTTCATCTACGCCATAGCCTTTGCATTGCCCATCATCGCTGCTGCGCTCACCGCACTGTACGTTAAAGACAAGAGGCAATTGGGATGTTCGGCCTTGGACCAGACCTCCTCCTGGGGCACCGAGGACGCATTCAGCCAGATCAAGGATAAGCGCAGCGTCATGTTTCTCGCCGGACCATCATCCCGCCTGAATACCCCCATGATCACGAGCCTGTTTCTTCCCATCTTCTCTGGCTCTGGCAGCATCGGCGCTCTCGGCCAGGCCGCCGTCAACAATACgcacctcgtcgacaccTACGATGAGTTCACGCAGTTCATCACCGACAACCGCAAGAATCTCACCACCGGTGTctggctcggcgacgacagcagcCCGCCGACCGTTGCTTGGGTGGCCAACCTTTTTGTCACCAGCCCCATCTTGGCACAGCAGTTTCTCGACGTGATTCTGACAAACACCTCCATCGGGACCACCTGGTCGGCCTTTGACATCCCCTTCAATCCAggcatcggcgacgccctcAATCTCGTCATCTACATGTGCATCGCTTTGGCCTGTTATCCCGCCTTCTTCGGCCTCTACCCGAGCGCCGAGCGCCGGCGCTTCGTCCGCGCCCTGCAGTTCTCCAACGGTGTGCGGCCATTTCCGTTGTGGATGGCCTACCTCCTTTTCGATTTTTCCATTGCTCTAGTCGCTTCAGCCCTCGTGACGGGTATATGGGCAGGCCTATCAAGCATCTGGTACCATCTCGAATACGTCTTTGTCATCCTGTTTCTGTACGGGCTGGCGTCGATCCTGCTCGCCTACTTCGTTTCCCTGTTTGCCAAGTCGCAGCTGGCTTCTCTCGCCTGGGCCACCGGTTACCAGGCTGTCATGTTCCTCGGTTACCTCATCACCTACGTCTGCGTCATCACCTACGTCAGCGTCAACAAGATAGACTCAACCCTGCTCCTGGCTCACTTCATCTTTTCGGCCTTCGCACCCATCGGCTCTGCCATGAGGGCCCTCTTCATCTCGACGAACCTCTTCTCGACAGCTTGCAACGGCCAGCGGATCTCCGAAACCCCGGCGAGCTTTACCATGTACGGCGGCCCCATCACGTACTTGATCATCCAGTGTTTCCTCCTCTTTGGTCTCGTCCTCTGGTTCGACAGCGGCTCTGTCGGCTCCACCGTCCGCCCCCTCTTCCAGCGTCGCGATAAAAAAAGAGCAGGGGTcaacgacgacatcgacgaaGCGATGGCCAACGAGCTGACGCGCGTCACCAGCACCGGCATCCACGAGGATGGTCTGCGGGTGATGCACTTGACCAAGTCTTTCGGCAAGAACACGGCTGTCGACAACATCACATTCGGCATCAAGCGAGGTGAAGTGTTCGCACTTCTGGGGCccaacggcgccggcaagtCAACAACCATATCTCTGATCCGCGGCGATTTGAAGCCCAGCCGCCGCGGAGGAGATATTTACGTCGAGGACAAGTCGGTGACCAAGAATCTCGCTGCCGCAAGAGCACACCTCGGCGTGTGTCCCCAGGTTGATGCCATCGACCAGATGACGGTCCGCGAACACCTAGAGTTCTACGCCCGCATCCGAGGAATCGCCGATACGAACCACCAGGTCTCGGCCGTGCTCCGCGCCGTCGGTCTAGAGCCGTTCGAGACACGGATGGGACACGCGCTTTCGGGGGGCAACAAGCGCAAGCTTAGCCTTGGAATCGCTCTTATGGGAAACCCAACTGTCGTCCTTCTCGACGAACCATCTTCtggcctcgatgccgcctCCAAACGCGTTATGTGGAAGACGCTCGCGGCCACCGTCCCCGGCCGCTCCATTCTGCTAACGACGCACAGCATGGAGGAAGCCGACGCTCTCGCTGGCCGGGCTGGAATTATCGCTCGTCGGATGCTCGCCCTCGGAACGCCGGACGACCTCCGCCACCGCTTTGGCGACGCTTTGCACGTCCACCTCGTGTCTACGACGGCCCCACGCACGTCAGATGCCGAGATGCAGCGCATCACTTCCTGGATCCAGGAGGTCCTCCCGTCAGCCACCCTTGACACCAAGACATACCACGGACAGTTGCGCTTTTCCGTCCCTGCCCGCGACGTTGCCGATGCCCTTTCCTCCTCGGACAAGACAACCGTCGGCAACATCGAGACTGTTGATACCCTCGAGACTGTCGATACCCTCGACCCTGACCCCGGCGTCATGCACGACCGccccgccgaggccgctTCCGCGAgccacgacggcgcggccatcggccagctcgtcggcctgctcgaggagcaTAAAGTCCAGCTAGGAGTGCAGTACAGCGTCAGTCCAACCACGCTTGATCAGGTATTCTTGaccatcgtcggcaggcACAACGTGCGTGAGGAAAATTACGAGGAGAAGAGGCAGAAAGCTTGGTCCAAGCTGTGGTGCTTGGGCCGCTCGTAG
- a CDS encoding nitrilase codes for MVGTRSTTSARRARGSAARGSDEEPDVYQQMLTEAGVATGSESPAERPLKRRRPTTRVGGQPASTLSVGQDRPFTSGDADVKGHGSDDDSGDIEFEDVEMPEPTVQTMELNSDDDGDDDNEELEFEDIDFTSAPKEKHADKPAELELNLSAQQAATTPMKRAAERRKPISKEEREMRIEIHKMHLLCLLSHVSRRNHWCNDAEVQRSLRPHLTEKSIDYLNPSSRLTQFGQAESLKTGLKQSGELWKARFKIRERGLRRALWAEDAEQLKDYEPPADMDSCLDRKDFREAARKLQGSRDAGAQLYCALLRSVGVRARLVCSLQPLSFLSASPTLPKAQKKAKASKSQTERHRDAVAKYQALTDKVSSASSSSGSTVRRRLGHPNATAYNFQPPPPSPRAQHTFENPVKIHESPYPVYWVEVLDIGHQKWQPADPVVLHSFWKPSLFEPPISDRENCLSYVVAFDEDGVATDVTRRYAKAYTAKTRRLRVDHVLNDEGRWWGKATKLFRPRRNTDLDQIENNELAGAEAREPMPRNVQDFKDHPVFALERHLRRHEVLVPGATPSGTVAAGGRGPLEKIYRRRDVRIARSGDKWYRLGREVKPNEIPAKWLPKKARPNDSRYEGEDARADEDAAGTPIYTVDQTELYEPPPVRNGRVPKNKFGNVEVFVPSMVPRGAIHVVHEHAVRAACLLGADFAPALTGFQFQGRQGTAVLQGIVVAAEFGEAIQAVVEGLGDVQQEMEEQRRSAIALRMWRRLLTGLRIRERIWSNVDEEERKEADRKAAMDAELDNAESDVTEEFGVEVDGDDDLGGGFLVE; via the exons ATGGTTGGCACAAGGAGCACCACGTCCGCGAGAAGAGCCAGAGGGTCGGCGGCCAGGGGAAGCGATGAAGAACCTGACGTTTATCAGCAGATGCTGACCGAGGCCGGAGTCGCGACAGGAAGCGAAAGCCCCGCGGAACGGCCCTTGAAACGGAGGCGACCAACGACGCGGGTAGGAGGACAGCCGGCTTCCACCCTCTCGGTCGGTCAGGATAGACCCTTTACATCCGGAGACGCCGATGTCAAAGGTCatggcagcgacgacgacagcggcgACATAGAGTTCGAAGATGTCGAGATGCCAGAGCCGACGGTTCAGACGATGGAGCTAAACTcggacgatgatggcgacgacgacaacgaagAGCTGGAATTCGAAGACATAGACTTTACTTCCGCACCGAAAGAGAAGCACGCAGACAAACCTGCAGAGCTGGAGCTCAATCTTTCTGCTCAGCAAGCGGCCACAACACCGATGAAGAGGGCTGCAGAGCGACGCAAGCCAATCAGCAAAGAAGAGAGAGAAATGCGGATTGAGATCCATAAGATGCATCTTCTATGCCTCCTGTCGCATGTTTCGAGGCGGAATCACTGGTGTAACGATGCCGAGGTTCAGAGATCCCTGCGGCCGCACCTGACGGAAAAGTCAATCGACTATCTGAACCCATCATCTCGTCTGACGCAATTTGGGCAAGCCGAGAGTCTCAAAACTGGCTTGAAGCAATCGGGGGAGCTGTGGAAAGCGAGGTTTAAAATCAGGGAGAGAGGTCTACGGAGAGCGCTCTGGGCGGAAGATGCCGAGCAATTGAAGGAT TACGAACCGCCAGCCGATATGGACTCGTGCCTGGACCGAAAAGACTTCCGAGAAgcggcgaggaagctgcAAGGTAGTCGTGATGCGGGAGCACAGCTGTACTGTGCACTGCTGAGAAGCGTAGGGGTTCGTGCCAGGCTCGTCTGCTCGCTGCAACCACTCTCCttcctctctgcctctcccACGCTCCCAAAAGCTCAGAAAAAAGCCAAGGCTTCCAAGTCGCAAACCGAGCGGCACCGCGACGCTGTCGCAAAGTACCAAGCGTTGACCGACAAGGTCAGCAGTGCGTCGTCCTCCAGCGGCTCGACCGTTCGACGAAGATTGGGCCATCCCAATGCCACGGCGTACAATTTTCAACCCCCACCGCCATCTCCAAGAGCGCAACATACGTTCGAAAATCCGGTGAAAATCCATGAGTCTCCATATCCAGTGTACTGGGTTGAGGTCCTGGATATTGGCCACCAAAAGTGGCAGCCGGCGGACCCGGTTGTTTTGCATTCATTCTGGAAGCCTTCATTATTCGAGCCACCGATTTCCGACAGAGAGAACTGCCTTTCCTACGTTGTCGCcttcgacgaggatggggtTGCCACAGACGTGACGAGGCGGTATGCCAAAGCTTACACCGCCAAGACGCGCAGGTTGCGTGTGGATCACGTTTTGAATGATGAAGGGCGGTGGTGGGGGAAAGCGACGAAGCTGttccggccgaggaggaatACGGACCTGGACCAGATCGAGAATAACGAActtgccggtgccgaagcCCGTGAGCCGATGCCACGGAACGTGCAGGACTTTAAGGACCACCCTGTGTTTGCGCTCGAGCGACACCTGCGAAGGCACGAGGTTTTGGTACCCGGGGCGACACCGTCCGGAACggtggccgccggcggtcgCGGACCGTTGGAGAAGATCTATCGGCGACGAGATGTCCGGATCGCGAGGAGCGGCGACAAGTGGTACCGACTCGGCCGCGAAGTGAAGCCCAATGAAATACCGGCCAAGTGGCTGCCGAAGAAGGCTCGTCCGAATGACTCGCGgtacgagggcgaggacgcgCGGGCGGATGAGGATGCTGCCGGGACGCCGATATATACGGTCGATCAAACCGAGCTGTACGAGCCACCTCCTGTGCGGAACGGGCGGGTGCCGAAGAACAAGTTTGGCAATGTCGAGGTCTTCGTCCCGAGCATGGTCCCTCGGGGGGCCATACATGTGGTGCACGAACACGCCGTGCGGGCTGCTTGTTTACTCGGCGCCGATTTCGCCCCCGCCCTGACGGGGTTTCAATTTCAGGGTCGGCAGGGGACGGCCGTGCTGCAGGGCATCGTCGTGGCGGCCGAGTTCGGGGAAGCGATCCAAGCGGTGGTGGAAGGGCTAGGAGATGTGCAGCAAGAGATGGAAGAGCAACGGAGGAGTGCGATCGCGCTACGGATGTGGCGGAGGTTGCTCACGGGCCTGAGGATCAGGGAGAGGATATGGAGCAACGTTgatgaggaggagaggaaggaggCTGATCGAAAGGCGGCAATGGATGCGGAACTGGACAATGCCGAGAGCGACGTGACGGAGGAGTttggcgtcgaggtcgatgggGATGATGATCTTGGAGGTGGCTTCTTGGTCGAGTAG
- a CDS encoding nitrilase, translated as MSSTSLKQAAESARNRTTDVMNAAKTDGVAVARDILHTPFVKAALPFINGGLSGMVATSVIQPVDMVKVRIQLAGEGTSSGPKAAPLSVTRQILASGKVLDLYTGLSAGLLRQAVYTTARLGLFDTIMGNLTARAKNQNRSIGFAERATAGLTAGGIAAMIGNPADLALIRMQSDGLKPLAERKNYKSAIDALVSIAKSEGVGALWAGAAPTVVRAMALNFGQLAFFSEAKVQLKKKTELSTRSQTLAASAIAGFFASFFSLPFDFVKTRLQKQSKGPDGKLPYKGMADCFTKVAKQEGLMRFYRGFGTYYVRIAPHAMVTLIVADYLGWLTK; from the exons ATGAGTTCAACCAGCTTGAAGCAAGCGGCCGAGTCGGCTCGAAACCGAACTACAGATGTCATGAATGCTGCCAAGACGGACGGTGTTGCCGTCGCCAGGGACATCCTTCACACCCCTTTCGTCAAGGCGGCACTGCCCTTCATCAACGGTGGCCTCAGCGGCATGGTCGCCACCAGTGTCATCCAACCCGTGGACATGGTCAAAGTCCGCATCCAGCTCGCCGGTGAGGGGACCTCGTCGGGCCCCAAAGCGGCGCCGCTCTCCGTCACTCGACAAATCCTCGCCAGCGGCAAGGTTCTCGACCTGTACACCGGGCTCTCGGCCGGTCTCCTGCGGCAGGCAGTCTATACCAcggcccgcctcggcctcttcgACACCATCATGGGCAACCTGACTGCTCGGGCAAAGAACCAGAACCGAAGCATCGGCTTCGCAGAGCGCGCGACGGCTGGCCTGACGGCTGGTGGAATTGCTGCCATGATTGGCAACCCCGCCGATCTAGCCCTCATTCGGATGCAAAGCGATGGCCTGAAACCGCTGGCCGAACGAAAAAACTACAAGTCTGCCATCGACGCACTCGTGTCCATTGCCAAGAGCGAGGGTGTCGGCGCACTTTGGGCTGGTGCCGCCCCGACCGTCGTCCGCGCCATGGCCCTCAACTTTGGACAGCTTGCCTTCTTTAGCGAAGCCAAGGTGCAgctgaagaagaagacggaACTTTCGACCCGGTCACAGACCCTCGCCGCCAGTGCCATCGCCGGCTTCTTCGCCAGCTTTTTCAGCCTGCCTTTCGATTTTGTAAAGACGCGGCTGCAGAAGCAGTCCAAGGGGCCCGACGGCAAGCTGCCCTACAAGGGTATGGCGGATTGCTTCACCAAGGTGGCCAAGCAGGAGGGCCTGATGCGATTTTACCGCGGCTTCGGCACGTATTATGTCCGGATCGCTCCGCATGC GATGGTGACCTTGATTGTTGCTGATTATCTCGGCTGGTTGACCAAATGA